Proteins encoded together in one Neisseria lactamica window:
- a CDS encoding DUF494 domain-containing protein, with protein MTEVIAYLIEHFQDFDTCPPPEDLGMLLEEAGFDTMEIGNTLMMMEVLLNSSEFSAEPADSGALRVYSKEETDNLPQEVMGLMQYLIEEKAVSCEQREIIIHALMHIPGDEITIDTAKVLTLLLLWANKSELPVLVGDELMSALLLDNKPTMN; from the coding sequence ATGACCGAAGTCATCGCCTACCTCATCGAACATTTCCAAGATTTCGATACCTGTCCGCCGCCCGAAGACTTGGGTATGCTGCTTGAAGAAGCGGGTTTCGATACGATGGAAATCGGCAACACCCTGATGATGATGGAAGTATTGCTCAACAGCTCCGAATTTTCCGCCGAACCTGCCGACAGCGGCGCATTGCGCGTGTACAGCAAAGAAGAAACCGACAACCTGCCGCAGGAAGTGATGGGGCTGATGCAGTATCTAATTGAAGAAAAAGCCGTAAGCTGCGAACAGCGGGAAATCATCATTCACGCGCTCATGCACATTCCGGGCGACGAAATTACCATAGATACCGCCAAAGTGCTGACCCTGCTGCTTTTATGGGCAAACAAGAGCGAGCTGCCCGTGTTGGTCGGCGACGAGCTGATGAGCGCGCTTTTACTCGACAACAAACCTACGATGAACTGA
- the topA gene encoding type I DNA topoisomerase: MAKNLLIVESPSKAKTLKKYLGGDFEILASYGHVRDLVPKSGAVDPDNGFAMKYQLISRNAKHVDAIVAGAKEAENIYLATDPDREGEAISWHLLEILKSKRGLKNIKPQRVVFHEITKNAVLDAVAHPREIEMDLVDAQQARRALDYLVGFNLSPLLWKKIRRGLSAGRVQSPALRLICERENEIRAFEAQEYWTVHLDSRKGRSKFTAKLAQYNGAKLEQFDLPNEAAQAGVLKEFEGKEAVVTAIEKKKRSRNPAAPFTTSTMQQDAVRKLGFTTDRTMRTAQQLYEGIDVGHGAIGLITYMRTDSVNLADEALTEIRHYIENKIGKEYLPSAAKQYKTKSKNAQEAHEAIRPTSVYRTPESVKPFLSADQFKLYQMIWQRTVACQMMPAKFDQTTVDITVGKGVFRVTGQVQTFAGFLSVYEESSDDEESEDSKKLPEMSEGDKLPVDKLYGEQHFTTPPPRYNEATLVKALEEYGIGRPSTYASIISTLKDREYVTLEQKRFMPTDTGDIVNKFLTEHFAQYVDYHFTAKLEDQLDEIADGKRQWIPVMDKFWKPFIKQVEEKEGIERAKFTTQELDETCPKCGGHKLQIKFGKMGRFVACAGYPECGYTRNVNETAEEAAERIAKAEAEQAELDGRECPKCGGRLVYKYSRTGSKFIGCANYPKCKHVEPLEKPKDTGVQCPQCKKGNLVERKSRYGKLFYSCSTYPDCNYATWNPPIAEECPNCHWPVLTIKTTKRWGVEKVCPQKECGWKEQIEPPAPKE, from the coding sequence ATGGCGAAAAACCTATTAATCGTCGAATCCCCGTCCAAAGCCAAAACCCTGAAAAAATATTTGGGCGGCGATTTTGAAATCCTTGCATCCTACGGACACGTCCGCGACCTCGTCCCCAAAAGCGGCGCGGTCGATCCCGACAACGGCTTTGCGATGAAATACCAACTAATCAGCCGCAACGCCAAACACGTCGATGCCATCGTCGCCGGTGCCAAAGAAGCCGAAAACATCTACCTCGCCACCGACCCGGATAGGGAAGGCGAAGCCATTTCCTGGCATCTTTTGGAAATCCTCAAATCCAAACGCGGCCTGAAAAACATCAAGCCGCAGCGTGTCGTGTTCCACGAAATCACCAAAAACGCCGTGCTCGATGCCGTCGCCCATCCGCGCGAAATCGAAATGGATTTGGTCGATGCGCAACAAGCCCGTCGCGCTTTGGACTATCTGGTCGGCTTTAACCTTTCGCCATTGTTATGGAAAAAAATCCGACGCGGCTTGAGCGCGGGCCGTGTGCAAAGTCCCGCCTTGCGTCTGATTTGCGAACGCGAAAACGAGATCCGCGCGTTTGAAGCGCAGGAATATTGGACGGTGCATCTCGACAGCCGCAAAGGACGCAGCAAGTTCACCGCCAAACTCGCCCAATATAACGGCGCGAAACTCGAACAATTCGACCTGCCGAACGAAGCCGCTCAAGCCGGCGTATTGAAAGAATTCGAAGGCAAAGAGGCAGTCGTTACCGCCATCGAAAAGAAAAAGCGCAGCCGCAATCCCGCCGCACCGTTCACCACTTCTACTATGCAGCAGGATGCCGTGCGCAAACTCGGCTTCACCACCGACCGCACCATGCGTACCGCCCAGCAGCTTTACGAAGGTATAGACGTAGGGCATGGCGCGATCGGTCTGATTACCTATATGCGTACCGACAGCGTGAATTTGGCGGATGAAGCCTTAACCGAAATCCGCCATTACATCGAAAACAAAATCGGCAAAGAATATCTGCCGAGTGCCGCCAAACAATACAAAACCAAATCCAAAAACGCCCAAGAAGCGCACGAAGCCATCCGCCCGACTTCCGTGTACCGCACGCCCGAAAGCGTCAAACCTTTCTTGAGTGCAGACCAGTTCAAACTCTATCAAATGATTTGGCAGCGCACCGTCGCCTGTCAGATGATGCCCGCCAAATTCGACCAAACCACCGTCGATATTACCGTCGGCAAAGGTGTCTTCCGCGTAACCGGACAAGTGCAAACCTTCGCAGGCTTCCTCAGCGTTTACGAAGAAAGCAGCGATGACGAAGAGAGTGAAGACAGCAAAAAACTGCCTGAAATGAGCGAAGGCGACAAACTGCCCGTGGACAAACTTTACGGCGAACAACACTTCACCACCCCGCCGCCGCGCTACAACGAAGCCACGCTGGTTAAAGCTCTCGAAGAATACGGCATCGGCCGCCCCTCAACCTACGCCAGCATTATTTCCACGCTCAAAGACCGCGAATACGTTACCCTTGAGCAAAAACGCTTCATGCCCACAGACACAGGCGACATCGTCAACAAATTCCTGACCGAACATTTCGCCCAATACGTCGATTACCACTTCACCGCCAAACTTGAAGACCAGCTCGACGAAATCGCCGACGGCAAACGCCAATGGATTCCCGTGATGGACAAATTCTGGAAACCGTTCATTAAACAAGTGGAAGAAAAAGAAGGCATCGAACGCGCCAAATTCACCACGCAGGAACTTGACGAAACCTGCCCGAAATGCGGCGGACACAAACTGCAAATCAAATTCGGCAAAATGGGCCGCTTCGTCGCCTGTGCCGGCTATCCCGAGTGCGGCTACACACGCAACGTCAACGAAACCGCCGAAGAAGCTGCCGAACGCATCGCCAAAGCGGAAGCAGAACAAGCCGAACTTGACGGGCGCGAATGCCCCAAATGCGGCGGACGGCTGGTGTACAAATACAGCCGCACCGGCAGCAAATTCATCGGCTGCGCCAACTACCCCAAATGCAAACACGTCGAGCCGCTGGAAAAACCGAAAGACACCGGCGTCCAATGTCCGCAATGCAAAAAAGGCAACCTCGTCGAGCGCAAATCCCGCTACGGCAAACTGTTTTACAGTTGCAGCACCTATCCCGACTGCAACTACGCCACCTGGAACCCGCCCATCGCCGAAGAATGCCCGAACTGCCATTGGCCGGTTTTAACCATCAAAACCACCAAACGCTGGGGCGTGGAAAAAGTCTGTCCGCAAAAAGAATGCGGTTGGAAAGAGCAGATTGAACCGCCTGCGCCGAAAGAGTGA